A single Microbacterium sulfonylureivorans DNA region contains:
- a CDS encoding ABC transporter substrate-binding protein — MKTTNRGRILSALAMTGATGLALVACTGGPGVDNGGDEGGDGDNVVTVYGTIVTPEQELLEESWAEWEEENDIDIQYEGSKEFEAQIAVRAQGGTPPDLAIFPQPGLLADMASRDLVLPAPEGVAANVAEYWTEDWAGYGTVDDTLYGAPLMASVKGWVWYSPSQFAENDWEVPTDWQGLLDLTAQIQSDTGEPPWCIGFNSDAATGWPGTDWVEDIVLRQSGTEVYDQWVANEVEFTAPEIKSAFEEFGKIALNEDYVNAGFGGIDTIVTTPFGTDPAAALADGSCALHHQASFFDGFLVDAGVEVGEDGDIWAFLTPPFTAGGEAAVTGGGEIVAAFDDSDATVKVQEYLSSPEWANSRVSLGGVISANKGLDPESASSPILQEAISILQSDSTTFRFDASDLMPGAVGAGTFFKGMVDYVNGTDLDTVLEQIESGWPSE, encoded by the coding sequence ATGAAGACAACCAATCGAGGCCGCATCCTCAGCGCTCTCGCGATGACCGGAGCGACCGGTCTCGCACTCGTCGCCTGCACGGGCGGTCCCGGCGTCGACAACGGCGGCGATGAAGGTGGCGACGGCGACAACGTCGTGACGGTCTACGGCACCATCGTCACTCCCGAGCAGGAGCTGCTCGAGGAGTCGTGGGCCGAGTGGGAAGAAGAGAACGACATCGACATCCAGTACGAGGGGTCGAAGGAGTTCGAGGCGCAGATCGCCGTGCGCGCACAGGGCGGCACGCCGCCCGACCTCGCGATCTTCCCGCAGCCTGGACTCCTCGCCGACATGGCCAGCCGCGATCTCGTCCTGCCCGCGCCGGAAGGCGTCGCGGCGAACGTCGCCGAGTACTGGACCGAGGACTGGGCCGGCTACGGCACGGTCGACGACACGCTCTACGGCGCTCCGCTGATGGCGAGCGTCAAGGGGTGGGTCTGGTACTCGCCGTCGCAGTTCGCCGAGAACGACTGGGAAGTGCCCACCGACTGGCAGGGCCTGCTCGACCTGACGGCGCAGATCCAGTCCGACACCGGCGAGCCGCCGTGGTGCATCGGCTTCAACTCCGACGCCGCCACCGGCTGGCCGGGCACCGACTGGGTCGAGGACATCGTCCTGCGCCAGTCCGGCACCGAGGTCTACGACCAGTGGGTGGCCAACGAGGTCGAGTTCACCGCGCCCGAGATCAAGTCCGCCTTCGAGGAGTTCGGCAAGATCGCCCTCAACGAGGACTACGTCAACGCCGGCTTCGGCGGCATCGACACGATCGTGACGACGCCGTTCGGCACCGACCCGGCGGCCGCGCTGGCCGACGGCTCGTGCGCGCTGCACCACCAGGCTTCCTTCTTCGACGGCTTCCTCGTCGATGCGGGTGTCGAGGTGGGCGAGGACGGTGACATCTGGGCGTTCCTGACGCCGCCGTTCACCGCAGGCGGCGAAGCCGCGGTCACGGGCGGCGGCGAGATCGTCGCCGCGTTCGACGACTCCGACGCGACGGTCAAGGTGCAGGAGTACCTGTCCAGCCCCGAGTGGGCCAACAGCCGCGTCTCGCTCGGCGGCGTGATCAGCGCCAACAAGGGTCTCGACCCGGAGAGCGCATCGAGCCCGATCCTGCAGGAGGCCATCTCGATCCTGCAGAGCGACTCGACCACGTTCCGCTTCGACGCATCCGACCTCATGCCGGGCGCGGTCGGCGCCGGAACCTTCTTCAAGGGGATGGTCGACTACGTCAACGGCACCGATCTCGACACGGTGCTGGAGCAGATCGAATCGGGCTGGCCGTCCGAATGA
- a CDS encoding LacI family DNA-binding transcriptional regulator: protein MAGIADVARAAGVSKSTASRALTGAGYVSDETRTRVQDAATALGYVPTTSAVSLVTGRTQTVGVIMPTLDRWFFAHVLEGIQDALLERRYDLALYGARPESDARREMFDSFLARKRFDGLIAVGIEPSAHELERLVAFGKPVVSVGGYDVGTNAVSIDDGAAGRIATEHLLGLGHRAITFVGGDPDGRRTSYGDRQRLDGYVVAMRGAGLEASARHAPSEVNMPGGYGAAVELLGDRLTRPTAIVGVCDEVAVGTVIAARRLGIRVPDQLSVVGIDDHAYAEMFSLTTLQQKPHQQGRAAVQLLMWQLDDPDAPTHRIYESSPLIVRSSTAAVDDAASAIIGVGP, encoded by the coding sequence ATGGCGGGAATCGCCGACGTCGCGCGCGCCGCGGGCGTGTCGAAATCCACCGCGAGCCGGGCGCTGACCGGAGCGGGCTACGTCTCCGACGAGACGCGCACGCGGGTGCAGGATGCTGCGACCGCACTGGGCTACGTTCCGACGACGAGCGCGGTCAGCCTCGTGACCGGCCGCACCCAGACCGTCGGGGTGATCATGCCGACGCTCGACCGATGGTTCTTCGCCCACGTTCTCGAGGGCATCCAGGATGCGCTCCTCGAGCGCCGCTACGATCTCGCGCTCTACGGAGCGCGCCCGGAGTCCGACGCCCGCCGCGAGATGTTCGACAGCTTCCTCGCGCGCAAGCGGTTCGACGGGCTCATCGCGGTCGGGATCGAACCCAGCGCGCACGAGCTCGAGCGGCTCGTCGCGTTCGGCAAGCCCGTGGTGAGCGTCGGCGGGTACGACGTCGGCACCAACGCCGTGTCGATCGACGACGGTGCGGCAGGGCGCATCGCGACCGAGCATCTCCTCGGCCTCGGCCACCGCGCGATCACGTTCGTGGGCGGCGACCCCGACGGGCGGCGCACGAGCTACGGCGACCGTCAGCGGCTCGACGGCTACGTCGTGGCGATGCGCGGCGCGGGGCTCGAGGCATCCGCTCGCCATGCGCCGTCCGAGGTGAACATGCCCGGCGGGTACGGCGCGGCGGTCGAGCTGCTGGGCGACCGCCTCACGCGACCCACCGCGATCGTCGGCGTGTGCGACGAGGTCGCCGTCGGCACGGTGATCGCCGCGCGGCGCCTCGGCATCCGGGTGCCCGACCAGCTCAGCGTCGTCGGGATCGACGACCACGCGTACGCCGAGATGTTCTCCCTCACGACGCTCCAGCAGAAGCCGCACCAGCAGGGACGCGCCGCCGTGCAGCTGCTGATGTGGCAGCTCGACGATCCCGACGCGCCGACCCATCGCATCTACGAGTCGTCGCCCCTCATCGTCCGCAGTTCGACCGCGGCCGTCGACGACGCGGCGTCCGCCATCATCGGCGTCGGCCCCTGA